In the Hordeum vulgare subsp. vulgare chromosome 7H, MorexV3_pseudomolecules_assembly, whole genome shotgun sequence genome, one interval contains:
- the LOC123411956 gene encoding protein SHI RELATED SEQUENCE 1-like: protein MAGFPLGGGGHHSRGARDDDGSHPPGINPSASSSSAAAFLYATTPSRGGFQLWQGQPQHEQQQHPFYGGPSSSIIRFADDPAASGSSSRGGGRGSGAGTISCQDCGNQAKKDCPHMRCRTCCKSRGFDCATHVKSTWVPAARRRERHHQQPQASAEQFKRPREGGQPSSTTPTTTSSGEHQQQMMAADRFPREVSSEAVFRCVRLGPVDEADAEVAYQTAVSIGGHVFKGILHDVGPDTSITRTGHHAAEGSSPSTAAAGGAEGGSGSTGAAAVSSSAVVMDPYPTPGPYGAYGGAPFFHGHHPR from the exons ATGGCGGGATTCCCTCTAGGCGGAGGAGGCCACCACAGCCGCGGCGCACGCGACGACGACGGCAGCCACCCTCCCGGCATCAACCCCTCCGCATCTTCCTCCTCCGCGGCCGCCTTCCTCTACGCCACCACCCCATCGCGTGGCGGCTTCCAGCTATGGCAGGGGCAGCCGCAGcacgagcagcagcagcacccgTTCTACGGCGGCCCCTCCTCCAGCATCATCCGCTTCGCCGATGACCCGGCCGCCTCCGGGTCTTCGTCGCGGGGTGGGGGGAGAGGGTCTGGCGCTGGCACAATCAGCTGCCAGGACTGCGGCAACCAGGCCAAGAAGGACTGCCCCCACATGCGCTGCCGCACCTGCTGCAAGAGCCGCGGCTTCGACTGTGCCACCCACGTCAAGTCCACGTGGGTGCCTGCCGCCCGCCGCCGCGAGCGACATCACCAGCAGCCGCAGGCCTCCGCCGAGCAGTTCAAGCGCCCTCGGGAAGGCGGCcaaccctcctccaccacccctacCACTACTTCTTCAG GGGAGCATCAGCAGCAGATGATGGCGGCCGACAGGTTCCCGCGGGAGGTGAGCTCAGAGGCTGTGTTCCGCTGTGTGCGGCTGGGCCCGGTTGACGAAGCCGACGCCGAGGTGGCGTACCAGACCGCCGTCAGCATCGGCGGCCATGTCTTCAAGGGCATCCTGCACGACGTAGGCCCAGACACCTCCATCACCCGCACAGGACACCACGCCGCCGAAGGTTCCTCCCCGAGCACGGCAGCTGCTGGCGGCGCCGAAGGAGGCAGCGGATCTACGGGTGCCGCCGCCGTGTCATCATCGGCTGTGGTCATGGACCCGTATCCCACGCCCGGCCCGTACGGTGCTTACGGCGGCGCGCCATTCTTCCACGGCCACCACCCGAGGTGA